The following are encoded together in the Brassica napus cultivar Da-Ae chromosome A9, Da-Ae, whole genome shotgun sequence genome:
- the LOC106363688 gene encoding uncharacterized protein LOC106363688, which translates to MDTKSSERFLRIQATARAQSDSSYSSGVVIFQNHHVEILLQDKQRSGSSSCLIETLGSHPDPCREGSTLYLDFDNFTPNYIFRRLAKELNDSNLARYMRDYIFDESQRGDLPQGQPLLITVLVESARRVYLEREETCAICLDDFESKTMSMFPGCFHQFHRECLLEWIERSRRGHGSCPLCRHPFG; encoded by the coding sequence atGGATACAAAATCATCAGAGAGGTTCCTCCGTATCCAAGCAACCGCTAGGGCTCAATCTGACTCCTCGTACTCCTCAGGGGTTGTCATCTTTCAAAACCATCATGTAGAGATACTGTTACAAGACAAGCAGCGTAGcggttcttcttcttgtctcaTCGAAACCCTAGGCTCCCACCCCGATCCTTGCCGCGAGGGCTCTACTCTCTACCTCGATTTCGATAACTTCACACCGAACTACATCTTCCGTCGTCTCGCCAAGGAACTGAACGACAGTAACTTGGCCAGGTACATGAGagattatatttttgatgaatcCCAACGGGGAGACTTGCCGCAGGGGCAACCGCTGCTCATCACCGTTCTTGTGGAATCGGCACGCAGAGTGTATTTGGAAAGGGAGGAGACGTGTGCAATCTGTCTTGACGATTTTGAGAGTAAAACCATGAGCATGTTTCCCGGTTGCTTCCATCAGTTTCATAGAGAATGTCTTTTGGAATGGATCGAGCGAAGTCGAAGAGGCCATGGCTCTTGCCCTCTCTGCCGCCATCCTTTTGGATAA